The following proteins are co-located in the Neodiprion virginianus isolate iyNeoVirg1 chromosome 6, iyNeoVirg1.1, whole genome shotgun sequence genome:
- the LOC124307549 gene encoding TIP41-like protein yields the protein MTTVKIHGGIDILRLPVNEEEHLFPPWHLKYTQSHILHSKCSRSENACGDNDADSCQFCVFNRTLDLPHMPDMVFPNNILTLKYEDKAIIEFNALDALKRVSNGKINLQLACAEAWKESRSESSEYLEEKVKPFDWTFTTDYMGTMKGFDVVETSEKIDVNKLKQKEKILFYHDLTLFEDELHDNGIAVCSVKIRVMPSSFFVLLRYFLRVDNVMLKINDTRLFYEFGQDYLLREFTSREDKVANLRVSPVIFTEPNEIAQYLPITKSKCHKLTISEKSNVKPENLATQIESTSTLGTVSSTTTTSTTNSVSM from the exons ATGACGACGGTGAAAATTCACGGAGGCATTGACATCCTGCGACTCCCTGTCAATGAAGAGGAACATTTATTTCCACCTTGGCATTTAAAGTACACCCAATCTCACATACTTCATTCAAAATGTTCGCGAAGCGAAAATGCCTGCGGAGACAATGACGCCGATTCCTGCCAGTTTTGTGT GTTTAACAGAACATTGGACCTTCCACATATGCCTGACATGGTATTTCCAAACAACATATTAACCCTGAAGTATGAGGACAAAGCTATTATAGAATTCAATGCCTTAGATGCTCTCAAACGAGTTTCtaatggaaaaattaatcTTCAGCTGGCCTGTGCCGAGGCTTGGAAAGAGTCGAG ATCAGAAAGTAGCGAATATCtggaagaaaaagtaaaaccATTTGATTGGACATTCACAACGGATTACATGGGTACCATGAAAGGTTTCGATGTCGTTGAGactagtgaaaaaattgatgttaataagctgaaacagaaagaaaaaatactgtTCTATCATGATCTGACGTTATTTGAAGATGAGCTTCACGATAATGGAATCGCTGTATGCTCCGTGAAGATT CGTGTGATGCCCAGCAGTTTTTTTGTATTGTTACGTTACTTCCTACGGGTGGACAATGTTATGCTGAAAATTAACGATACGCGACTTTTTTATGAGTTTGGCCAGGATTACCTTTTACGGGAATTCACATCCAGGGAAGACAAGGTCGCAAATTTGCGA GTATCACCTGTAATATTCACAGAACCAAATGAAATAGCTCAGTATTTACCGATAACCAAAAGTAAATGTCACAAGCTAactatttctgaaaaatcaaacgtTAAACCGGAAAATCTTGCTACGCAGATTGAATCGACATCAACATTGGGCACTGTATCCAGTACCACAACTACGTCAACAACGAATAGTGTttctatgtaa